In Shewanella glacialimarina, the genomic stretch ATTTTATGGTTTACACGGTCAACTCTATTAGTTGATATTTTATGAGCCTATATTGAATAATCGCCATCGTAAGATGCTGTAAGATTTATTCAGTCCGGCATATTGGATTTTGAGTGCGATGCAAAAAACACTGAAAAACTACTGGCTAATTACTTTCACTTTGTTCGCACTTGTCGGACAAGGTTTGTTAGCTAATGGTAGTTCTATGGTGCCGATGGATCATCAACAATCCCATATGGTGACTCAAACATTGAGTGATGGTTCAGATAATAATGTGCCTCTGACCTCAATGCAGCATGTCTCCGCGATGACAGATTGTCATGGCAATATGCTGCCTGATCAGAAATCGCAGCAAGCAGATAACAACAGCTGTTGTAATAGTGTAGGCGGTTGCAGTATCGATTGTAATCATTGCTTAACCATTACCTTTACCGCTGACTTAAGTGATATTCAGTTAGCTATTGCTAATGCTCCTGCTAATCCAGCCCCTATCGCGGTGGCTGTAAACAGTTTCTCTATCGACTTCCCGCCAGCTTTTAGACCTCCTATCGTCTAACGTAAACATCTTAGCTGCGCATTTATGGTATATCGCCCATGTTAGCAGCAAATTTTACTGTTTCTTTTTAAACGAGTTTTAACACATACGAGTGTTAAATCGTTCGAGGTCTATATGAAAATATCCCCCTGTAAAAGCGTATTTACGTTTGTTTTAATGCTAACCACAAGCTTGCTGATGTCATCAGTGACACTTGCTTCCGAGGATGAACATGCAGGACATGATCATGCTGCACAGCCAATGGATGCCGTAAATAGCGCTAACACTGACGCTGACAAGGTTTTTAATCAACCTCAGCCGGCACTATTACCGACTAAAAGCAGCGCTAATGACGCGAACATCAAGTATGTTTGTCCCATGCACCCGCACGTGGTGTCTGATGCACCTGGTAGCTGCCCAATTTGTGGTATGAATCTAGAAAAAGTCATCCTAGGTGAAGTGGGCGAGGAAGTGGTTGTTGGGGTTTCTGGAGGCATGCAACAGGCTTTAGGCATGCGCAGTGAAACCGTTACCGAGGGCACCCTGTGGAAGCTAGTTAAAACTATAGGTACGGTAGAATACAATGAAAATATGATTGGCCATGTACATACCCGAGTGACCGGCTGGATAGAAACCCTCAAGGTGCATACGGTTGGCCAGCAAGTAAAAAAAGGCCAATTATTGTATGAGCTGTATTCGCCAGAGCTGATTAATGCTCAAGATGATTACATGCAAGCCAGAGATTACCTTAAGCAGGATAAAAGCCGTGGTGGAGTATTGTTGAACAAAGCTCGCCTACGCCTTGAGTTATTAGGGGTAAGTTCGGCGTCGATTCAGCAATTAGAGCGCACAGGTGACACCCTTTATCGCGTGCCATTTTATGCCGAGCAAGATGGACTAATTAGCCGGCTTACAGTGCGTCATGGCATGTACGTGCAACCGGGTGATACCTTGTTTGAAATCGTTGATTTAAGCAGCGTGTGGGTGATTGCCGACGTATTTGAAAATGAACAAAGCTGGTTAAAACAAGGTCGGCCAGTTGAGGTGACGTCTGCGGCGCAAGGCCTGTTTGATATTGAATCCAGCATAGATTACATCTACCCAGAGTTAGACCCAGTGACACGGGCAATGCGGGTGAGAATTCGCTTAGATAACCCGACTCAGCAATTAAAACCAGGCACCTTAGTGGATGTAAAACTGTTTGGTGGTCCAAACCGGGGAGTATTAGCCATTCCAACCGAGGCGTTAATTCTTACCGGGCGTGAAAACCGTGTTGTGGTGCAACGCAGTGATAACCAATTTGCTTCTGTACCCGTTAAAGTTGGCATGATTGCCCAGGGTAAAGCTGAAATCACCGAAGGCTTAAAGGCTGGCGATAAAGTGATTGTGTCGGGGCAATTCTTGCTTGATTCAGAAGCCAGTATTCAAGGTAGTTTGCAGCGATTAAGTGGCAGCAATAGTGCTGCACCTGATCCACACGCAAATCATTAATCGGAGCTCACTATGTTAGAAAAAATAATTAGTGCGTCGATTAAGCAGCGAGCCATGGTGTTGTTAATGACCGTGGTTATCGCATTAATTGGCTATCAAGCCATGCGGATGACGCCTTTAGACGCTTTACCTGATTTATCTGATGTGCAGGTGATTGTAAAAACCTCATATCCAGGCCAAACACCGCAGTTAGTTGAAGACCAAATTACCTACCCCTTGTCGACGGCGATGCTAGCCGTGCCTGGCGCGAAAACCGTGCGTGGCTTTTCGATGTTTGGTGATTCCTATGTGTACATTATTTTTGAAGATGGCACAGATATTTATTGGGCCAGATCACGGGTTTTAGAATATTTATCGCAAACCCAGGGGCAATTGCCCCCTAATGTCATCCCTTCATTAGGGCCTGACGCATCTGGCGTGGGCTGGGTGTTTCAATACGCCCTTGTTGACCGTAAAGGTAAGCATGATTTAGCTCAGCTTCGATCACTGCAGGACTGGTTTTTAAAATTAGAATTGCAAAGCGTTGAAGGTGTTTCAGAGATCGCCACTATTGGCGGCATGGAGCAGGCGTATCAAATTATTGTCGACCCACACAAACTGGCGCTGTATCAAATTGATTTGATGACGGTGAGGAATGCGCTAGATAACTCTAATAGTTCTACCGGTGGCTCGGTGATTGAAATGGCCGAAGCTGAGTACATGATCAGCTCTTCGGGTTATCGTCAAACCTTAGAAGACTTTGCCGAAATCCCTTTAGGCATTGTGGCTGAGTCGGGCACGCCAGTATTGATGAAAGATGTGGCGCAACTGCGTACTGGTCCCGCGGCTCGAAGAGGTATTGCCGAGCTTGATGGTCAAGGCGAAGTCGTTGGTGGCATTGTGGTGATGCGTTACGGTGAAAATGCCCTCGCAACCATCAACAACGTTAAAACAAAATTAGCCGAAATTGAGAATGGTTTGCCCGATGGCGTTGAGCTAGTGATTACCTATGATCGCTCGGAACTTATCTTAAATTCGGTGGATAACCTCAAGCGTAAAGTGCTAGAAGAAATGCTGGTGGTCGGCTTTATTTGCCTTATTTTCTTACTGCATGCCCGCTCAACCTTAGTGGCGATCATTTCATTACCGATTTCAATTTTAGTCAGTTTTATTGTGATGAACATGATTGGTGTCAATGCCAAC encodes the following:
- a CDS encoding efflux RND transporter periplasmic adaptor subunit; translation: MKISPCKSVFTFVLMLTTSLLMSSVTLASEDEHAGHDHAAQPMDAVNSANTDADKVFNQPQPALLPTKSSANDANIKYVCPMHPHVVSDAPGSCPICGMNLEKVILGEVGEEVVVGVSGGMQQALGMRSETVTEGTLWKLVKTIGTVEYNENMIGHVHTRVTGWIETLKVHTVGQQVKKGQLLYELYSPELINAQDDYMQARDYLKQDKSRGGVLLNKARLRLELLGVSSASIQQLERTGDTLYRVPFYAEQDGLISRLTVRHGMYVQPGDTLFEIVDLSSVWVIADVFENEQSWLKQGRPVEVTSAAQGLFDIESSIDYIYPELDPVTRAMRVRIRLDNPTQQLKPGTLVDVKLFGGPNRGVLAIPTEALILTGRENRVVVQRSDNQFASVPVKVGMIAQGKAEITEGLKAGDKVIVSGQFLLDSEASIQGSLQRLSGSNSAAPDPHANH